The following are encoded together in the Phaseolus vulgaris cultivar G19833 chromosome 9, P. vulgaris v2.0, whole genome shotgun sequence genome:
- the LOC137822311 gene encoding uncharacterized protein gives MADRTASRIPTPANTNPASRAETVERKSRKRGHPFTDEIITTPLPDKWRGLVIKFYDGSTDPDEHLNVYKTQMTLYTTDNNVWCKVFPTSLQGEPLTWFTELPPNSINDFDTLAAKFSTQYATSRPHHMSSMSLLAVQQEKGESLRTFLDRFNKACMNIRGLKQEVALHHLVSAIRPSRFTESLIKKPPQDMEDLRTRATKFMQIEEHIDYHQRFKAVGFGALKDQTQSKEREVETERTVRTTLRSDRNRGGRIPRFNSYTPLTVPRGRALDEALQTDLIPTLKQYQTPPNADTAKRCQYHQNFGHTTEGCQALKDKIEELIQAGHLRQFVKRTRSSRSPPRNTDRPSRGVDRSYRNDYKRHTDRSQTSRKRSESPVRRTRPRSTSPDRNAQPRQRVREVINMIAGPVNLGEPNHETNYIAGGFAGGGCSNSARKKHLRDIQSAHATTRRRPHIPPITFTDEDFTAIDPAQDDPMVITVEIDKFAIAKTLVDQGSSVDILYWDIFKKMRIPEAHIQPYNEQIVGFSGERVDTKGYIDLYTTFGEEDGLHKTINVRYLLVNAQTSYNILLGRPSINRLKAIVSTPHLAMKFPSANHDIATIHVDQKTARECYVASLKSEPTRRLYTTNTDDRVPQKRGRSPTRRSGRHMSRRKMIALVDLDPRMDDPRMEAGEDLHPFPLRDDRHTTHIGTSLKPDDRIAIGTTLVKNSDLFAWTAADMPGVDPQVITHRLSLYREAKPIAQKERHIGEERRQAAREEADKLLQAGFIRQAHYTTWLANVVMVKKANGKWRI, from the exons ATGGCCGACCGAACCGCCTCTCGCATACCTACACCTGCCAATACCAATCCTGCTTCCAGAGCTGAAACAGTCGAAAGAAAGTCAAGGAAAAGGGGTCATCCTTTTACAGACGAAATTATCACCACTCCACTTCCTGACAAATGGAGAGGCCTCGTCATTAAATTCTATGACGgctcgaccgacccggacgaacACTTAAATGTCTACAAGACGcaaatgactttgtataccACAGATAACAATGTGTGGTGTAAAGTATTTCCCACGTCGCTCCAGGGAGAACCTCTTACCTGGTTCACAGAGCTGCCTCCAAACTCCATTAACGATTTTGACACCCTAGCCGCAAAATTCTCCACTCAATATGCCACTAGCCGACCGCATCACatgtcctccatgtctctcctagcggtacaacaagaaaaaggtgaatctcTTAGAACCTTTCTAGATAGGTTCAACAAAGCATGCATGAACATCCGAGGGCTCAAACAAGAGGTTGCATTGCACCATTTGGTCTCGGCCATCCGACCGAGCCGTTTCACTGAAAGTCTCATCAAGAAACCACCTCAAGACATGGAGGACCTTCGAACTcgagcaaccaaattcatgcaaatcgaAGAACACATTGATTACCATCAACGGTTCAAAGCTGTCGGATTCGGAGCCCTTAAAGACCAAACCCAAAGTAAAGAAAGAGAAGTCGAAACCGAACGAACCGTCCGAACCACTCTGAGGTCCGACCGGAATAGGGGAGGCCGAATCCCCAGGTTTAACAGTTACACCCCTTTAACTGTGCCGAGGGGACGAGCCCTAGATGAAGCACTACAAACGGACCTAATCCCGACAttgaagcagtatcaaacacCACCGAATGCAGATACTGCTAAGCGTTGTCAATACCATCAGAATTTCGGTCACACGACCGAAGGATGTCAAGCTTTGaaggataaaattgaagaactcatccaagcTGGCCATTTACGGCAGTTCGTCAAGAGGACAAGGAGTTCAAGATCCCCACCACGGAATACTGACCGTCCTTCCCGTGGTGTCGACCGGTCGTACCGTAACGATTACAAACGCCACACTGACCGTAGCCAGACTTCGCGAAAACGCAGCGAAAGCCCCGTTCGGCGTACACGCCCCCGTAGCACAAGTCCCGACCGAAACGCCCAACCTCGCCAACGAGTCCGcgaagtcatcaacatgattgCTGGACCCGTTAACTTGGGCGAACCGAACCACGAAACAAATTATATAGCTGGAGGATTTGCCGGTGGCGGGTGCTCAAATTCCGCCCGAAAGAAACATCTTCGTGACATCCAATCCGCTCATGCTACCACGAGGAGGCGTCCACATATACCTCCGATTACTTTCACTGACGAAGACTTTACAGCCATAGATCCAGCCCAGGACGACCCCATGGTCATCACTGTAGAAATTGACAAGTTCGCAATTGCCAAGACTTTGGTAGATCAGGGTAGCTCGGTCGACATATTGTATTGGGACATTTTCAAGAAAATGCGCATCCCAGAAGCACATATTCAGCCCTATAACGAACAAATTGTAGGGTTCTCAGGTGAGCGGGTCGATACTAAGGGGTACATAGACTTGTACACAACCTTTGGTGAGGAAGACGGCCTCCATAAAACAATAAACGTACGATACCTCCTGGTTAACGCACAaacttcctacaacatcctgctcGGTCGTCCGTCCATTAACAGATTAAAAGCCATTGTGTCCACTCCacacttagccatgaaattccccTCGGCTAACCACGACATTGCAACCATCCATGTCGATCAAAAAACCGCTAGGGAATGCTATGTAGCAAGTTTGAAAAGTGAGCCAACTCGACGACTCTATACAACCAATACGGACGACCGAGTCCCGCAAAAACGAGGACGTTCCCCCACACGGCGTTCCGGACGACACATGTCCCGTCGTAAAATGATAGCCCTTGTTGACCTCGACCCTCGCATGGACGATCCCCGTATGGAAGCAGGAGAAGACTTGCATCCATTCCCGCTTCGCGATGATCGCCACACTACGCACATCGGTACTTCGCTGAAACCGGACGACCGAATTGCCATCGGGACGACACTTGTTAAAAATTCCGATCTTTTCGCCTGGACGGCCGCTGATATGCCTGGCGTAGACCCACAGGTTATCACTCACCGATTATCACTGTATAGAGAAGCTAAACCAATAGCTCAAAAGGAAAGACATATAGGCGAGGAACGACGTCAAGCCGCACGTGAGGAAGCCGACAAATTGTTACAGGCTGGATTCATTCGGCAGGCCCATTACACcacatggctagccaacgtggttatggtgaagaaagcgaacggaaaatggc GTATTTAA